The Pirellulales bacterium genome has a segment encoding these proteins:
- a CDS encoding SDR family NAD(P)-dependent oxidoreductase, producing MKSPASIPLAIIGMGCRLPGADNLDEFWKLVVEGRSAIVELPPDRLNQELYYDPKVGTLGKSYSKLGGIINNRDFDRRRCPISPQLEASVDQAHLLMCDVAAAALRDAGLDPFNVPQRNTGVYIGHAQGSTLGGDYTYATYAQEAAEMLREVAELGNMPRAELDKLIAEMTARIRAPLPVRAADSPDVACSLVAGTISKAFGLTGPFLALNSACASSLQAMLVGARALQFGHVDMAMVGGASDCKGDSLVLFAHARAMSSKGSRPFDADADGLIVGEGYVALVMKTLERALADGDPIRAVVRGLGVSSDGKGKSLWAPRKEGQVLAMQRAYREGLDLGDLDYVEAHATATQLGDATELNTLAEVLNDKLPPGKKVPITSVKANVGHTLETAGIAGVIKTVLALTKNTIPPAANVAALNPKIDWDRVPVYVPLKPEVWQPHADGRPRRAGVNAFGIGGLNMHVVIEEFNDASRRLIAPQRAAANGSTHEAEAKAVAVIGMGCVLPGAQDVPNFWQLLESGRDPKCDVPAERWRADLAYSPGEARAFHSPTKRGGFVTDFEYDWQTHKIPPKQVAQADPLQFMLLEASDQALKQAGYDKRPFDRTRVGVVVGTEFGGDFAFQLQMGLRLPEMKVLLEELLARRQFPAAGIAQVQEQFGKVLLKHWPALIDETGSFSTSSLASRTAKTWNLMGGAVAIDSGHGSSLAALSISVDALLAGDVDMMLCAAGQRRLGLPEYEALAINGFLAVDGDPACPLDAGVRGYVPGEGVGVFLLKRLSEARRDGDRVLAIVRGVGGAHDPQAHQAMLAAAQRAAQAASLEQAPIDLVEIDGSIAAEDARRQLTELASWNAPRGGQPAILSTVVAQIGHTEAAAGMASLIKASLEMEHGRVPGTFGLQQPLAIEGGSRPFVVASEPTPLPSMDAPCLAAVASRSRGLTYVALLEHGCEQNPANNASRAVRQPQAATTPVTPVPRLNDLPSMTAATGDSWQVFRLGASTEADLLARVRTLAGGADDPFGSSSAAFAPQDRFRAAIVARDREALRERLRSAAQQGANPAAHAVLRQQGIFLGQRAEPRPRVVFCFPGQGSQYPDMVRALVEQSTAAAQALAEAEAAIARYGYQPFALFAWGEGAGLGSSAWLTQLSMLVANHVTSAGLRALGVEPDAVLGHSFGVYSALCAAGSIDFETAMQLTRARCDGIATSRVVGGLLAAGAAKEQVLEIAAVEKVTVYLANHNAPQQTVVGGAPGELERLQTILKARGIAAKILAVPAPFHTPLMKATTGPLERALETAEIRPARAALWSILDGRPVTEVTDVRRSLVEHLTSPVLYVDLIRNVTADKPCVLVEVGPQQVLTNLNRRIVEDPAVTTIASDQPKRPGMESLIQVQACLEVLGVFDAETRAPAATVTARGTVRHELLTFDATKRRRDRMRQAAQTGKRPSAVAAPRDSAPTTVAARPASAQPERPQPAAPPVAQAPRAVAAPTESKLAAVKPVSAPAPARPGVDLERFLINFVVDQTGYPPEVVELDADLEADLGIDSIKKAQLFGELQEYFDVVPTEELTLDMFPTLRHVLDFLKTVPIKGNLPATGDTAVASTPDLAELPNPAPASVVAAQTSAVSAPGVNLERFLINFVVEQTGYPPEVVELDADLEADLGIDSIKKAQLFGELQEYFDVVPTEELTLDMFPTLRHVLDFLKNVPIKGNLPGTGETAPEATATMVELPADGVIEAAAPSPTVGPSSAADLERFLINFVVEQTGYPPEVVELDADLEADLGIDSIKKAQLFGELQEYFDVVPTEELTLDMFPTLRHVLDFLRSVPTKGNWSPGQDMPLETYVAAEKDDRGQIAMPVGEAMAVAVPPVGDVAELEQFLINFVVEQTGYPPEVVELDADLEADLGIDSIKKAQLFGELQEYFDVVPTEELTLDMFPTLRHVLDFLKTVPRKGGAATPSYAVDLTPRAVAAAQNGHIATNGQPVEDAPAGANAAAPVAGHAAEDRSANVLVELVGTPYEMGRQHGERLRADIRRALRRYADLAGLADAAELPGTASAQDFGDEALDELQGIADGAGVPLASVLIHQRWATADLGGESVQFLAADALGHSHLGAWSLPLAGSLAEVLRPAVFVRRPTFGEPHLVVAIPGTIGGLMGLNTHGVSVAAAPTNSKSTGWWRTIGDTLANAPDAHAAVEQLAQADRSGSYTIGHGGSQTLAHVVNNGRQATVVRDPRTLSIENPAAGKVSSFTLRRVLEEVGNAAGQNNGTRAMQLRAAVGTHSVSTGGSVAVLEAEQAIDAFCVLIDVGTGDLWLKGPGHSFDAPVDFEHFALRDLLPPPAPATTPRTPRVPAASSSTKRAEPPSRPRNSAPLVDDAADDGSENATLRFAMRVLPQPFAADAPQRPQWHGAVFIVGDNPTADRLQAEIAASGTTVHRIRRLEDRAAAELAIDRACEAGPVPHLFLTSERDLPAVPLDSLAGFEQRLQTRVLGPYYLAQRWLMHALQRKCLDRATLVATTALGGDYGFSGSVEEPEGGALAGLVKAICIEFHVLRNLKDLLVKVIDAPHEEPAEQLADNMLRELAWRKIDFEVAFNRGQRYLQNAHPVPISASSNTFAPRGTWVVTGGARGITAECARELAQRYGLRLHLIGRSARRSVPAEWLERDEAGLKEVKAQVMVEAQRAGGKPAEAWNEVNKAIEIEQQLAQFERAGVAYTYHACDVADAKALKKVLDDIRSQDGPIHGILHGAGIEQSTRFERKSPPVVEATLAAKVTGAFNLMHLCRDDPVEFFVSFGSISGRLGGNGQTDYSAASDMLAKLSSWYRSIQPHCRTLCFHWHPWDEVGMAYRPETRAMFQMSDAPERMPKRAALDHFVRELTAEVADAEVLITNRDYFERYYGKGTATPLATADAPVAQQPRVAQRRTLTLRDAPERTRRKKVDLAGTACILGDNADADRLEQLLRRCGTHVQRLSTKGTLEALLAKVDQLWSAEPARHLFLMTSRDREAMRLGNAEECRRRRLRGIEMPYLVAQRWVRALRQLSGDDDSWLVAVTNLGGDFGLSPGKLAPESGALAGLVKSVHVEGVRKSPAPLRLKVIDLPAAAGDEEFARALITELNSTSRDVEVAYRDGQRRVVDVVMAEEVEPAPVELPRGGTWVVTGGARGITAAAARHLGQKYGLKLHLIGASPAPRDDAPWRKATDEQIKQIKQQIVGEAVAAGRSPEDDWMRVRRDREIHASLVEFERAGVKAVYHTCDVGNWDALARTLDDVRREDGPIAGIIHGAGWAKSARLEMKNPGHLARVIGPKFDGTLALASLTRQDPLKYFISFGSISGRWGGNGLSDYAAANDAQAKLAAWFRHERPDCHTACIAWQTWDEIGMATLSDGTGITRNQFKMQFIPVREGVWHLERELLAACPAPEVVITDGFFADTFYGERKQDAADATASFDDRAPAAALPLIASPAPAPEAPQRFAIEFDPAQDPFLIDHRLRDAPFLPGVVGIESLIEGVRAAEPARFVQAVRDVEIVQGIKFQPDRPMTAHVAVEGEGNLRRAALTVEVRNRAGKLVDPARPCCSGTVELGSEAPAPRRDTAGAPALGWLPFQYPDVALMYHGPRFRCLRQCNYQYDGGWGQIVAPEMAELGGPRGGHGWTISLGVLDACVVACGSFVFVQFAGRLEVPHGFARLQFGRAPVPGETCTLRYYYRGSDERHSRFDFTLWGADGAVVFDVDQYQTVLVAERAV from the coding sequence ATGAAGAGTCCTGCAAGTATTCCGCTGGCCATCATCGGCATGGGCTGCCGATTGCCGGGCGCCGATAATCTCGACGAGTTTTGGAAATTGGTGGTCGAGGGACGATCGGCCATCGTCGAGCTGCCCCCGGATCGCTTGAACCAGGAGCTGTATTACGATCCGAAGGTCGGCACGCTCGGCAAAAGCTATTCCAAGCTGGGCGGGATCATCAATAACCGCGATTTCGACCGCCGCCGGTGTCCGATTTCGCCGCAGCTCGAGGCCAGCGTTGACCAGGCCCATCTGCTGATGTGCGACGTCGCGGCGGCAGCGCTGCGCGACGCGGGCCTGGACCCGTTCAACGTGCCACAGCGGAACACGGGCGTCTATATCGGCCACGCCCAAGGCAGCACCTTAGGCGGCGATTACACCTACGCGACGTATGCGCAAGAAGCGGCCGAGATGTTGCGCGAGGTGGCCGAGCTGGGCAATATGCCCCGCGCCGAACTCGACAAGCTCATCGCCGAGATGACCGCGAGGATTCGCGCGCCCCTGCCGGTCCGGGCGGCCGACTCGCCGGACGTCGCCTGTAGCCTGGTGGCGGGGACCATTTCCAAGGCCTTTGGCCTTACGGGGCCGTTCCTGGCGCTGAACTCGGCCTGCGCCTCGTCGTTGCAAGCGATGCTCGTCGGGGCACGCGCCTTGCAGTTCGGACACGTCGACATGGCGATGGTCGGCGGCGCCTCGGACTGCAAAGGCGATTCGCTCGTGTTGTTCGCCCATGCGCGCGCGATGAGCTCCAAGGGCTCGCGCCCCTTTGACGCTGATGCCGATGGCCTGATCGTGGGCGAAGGATACGTCGCCCTGGTCATGAAAACGCTCGAACGCGCGCTGGCCGATGGCGATCCGATTCGCGCAGTGGTCCGCGGGTTGGGAGTTTCCAGCGACGGCAAAGGCAAGAGCTTGTGGGCGCCGCGCAAGGAAGGGCAGGTTCTGGCCATGCAGCGGGCCTATCGCGAGGGCCTGGATCTTGGCGACCTGGACTACGTCGAAGCACATGCCACGGCGACGCAACTGGGCGATGCCACGGAGCTGAACACGCTCGCCGAAGTGCTCAACGACAAGCTTCCGCCCGGTAAGAAGGTGCCCATTACGAGCGTCAAGGCCAACGTCGGCCATACGCTCGAAACAGCGGGCATTGCTGGCGTCATCAAGACGGTGCTCGCGCTGACCAAGAACACGATTCCGCCGGCGGCCAACGTCGCCGCGCTCAATCCGAAGATTGACTGGGACCGGGTGCCCGTTTACGTGCCGCTCAAGCCCGAGGTCTGGCAGCCGCATGCCGACGGCCGTCCGCGCCGGGCAGGCGTCAATGCGTTCGGGATCGGCGGGCTGAACATGCACGTGGTGATCGAGGAGTTCAACGATGCCTCGCGGCGGCTCATCGCGCCGCAGCGTGCGGCCGCGAACGGCTCGACGCACGAAGCCGAAGCCAAGGCGGTCGCGGTGATCGGCATGGGCTGCGTGTTGCCGGGCGCGCAGGATGTACCGAATTTTTGGCAGCTCCTGGAAAGCGGCCGCGACCCAAAGTGCGACGTGCCGGCCGAGCGTTGGCGGGCCGATCTGGCGTATTCGCCCGGCGAGGCGCGAGCTTTCCACAGCCCGACCAAGCGCGGTGGCTTCGTTACCGACTTCGAATACGACTGGCAGACGCACAAGATTCCGCCGAAGCAGGTGGCGCAAGCGGATCCTTTGCAGTTCATGCTGCTCGAGGCCTCGGACCAGGCGCTCAAGCAGGCGGGCTACGACAAACGGCCCTTCGACCGAACTCGCGTGGGCGTGGTTGTGGGCACCGAATTCGGCGGCGATTTTGCCTTCCAGCTGCAGATGGGGCTGCGTCTGCCGGAAATGAAGGTGCTCCTCGAAGAGCTGCTTGCCCGGCGGCAATTCCCGGCCGCCGGCATCGCCCAGGTGCAGGAACAATTCGGCAAGGTGCTGCTCAAACATTGGCCGGCGCTGATTGACGAGACCGGCAGCTTCAGCACCAGCAGTCTCGCTTCGCGAACGGCGAAGACCTGGAATCTGATGGGCGGAGCCGTGGCCATCGACAGCGGTCACGGCTCGTCGCTCGCGGCGCTGTCGATCAGTGTCGACGCCTTGCTGGCGGGCGATGTCGACATGATGCTTTGCGCCGCCGGCCAGCGGCGTCTGGGGCTGCCCGAGTACGAGGCCCTGGCCATCAATGGCTTTTTGGCCGTCGACGGCGACCCGGCATGCCCCCTGGATGCCGGAGTGCGCGGCTATGTGCCCGGCGAAGGGGTTGGCGTGTTCCTGCTCAAACGTCTGTCGGAGGCGCGCCGCGATGGAGATCGCGTCTTGGCGATCGTGCGCGGTGTTGGCGGTGCTCACGATCCTCAGGCACATCAGGCGATGCTCGCCGCGGCCCAGCGAGCCGCACAGGCCGCATCGCTCGAACAGGCTCCGATCGATCTGGTCGAGATCGACGGGAGCATCGCCGCCGAAGATGCCCGGCGACAATTGACGGAGCTGGCGAGTTGGAACGCGCCGCGCGGCGGCCAGCCGGCCATCCTGAGCACAGTCGTCGCCCAGATCGGACACACCGAAGCCGCGGCCGGGATGGCCTCGCTGATCAAGGCCAGTCTGGAAATGGAGCATGGCCGTGTGCCGGGCACGTTCGGCCTGCAACAGCCGCTGGCGATCGAAGGCGGATCGCGGCCGTTCGTCGTCGCCAGTGAGCCGACGCCGCTGCCGTCGATGGATGCGCCGTGCCTGGCTGCGGTCGCTTCGCGTTCGCGCGGGCTGACCTACGTCGCTCTGCTTGAGCACGGCTGCGAGCAGAACCCCGCGAACAACGCTTCACGAGCGGTGCGCCAGCCGCAGGCCGCCACGACACCCGTTACCCCCGTACCCCGCTTGAACGATCTTCCATCGATGACTGCAGCGACAGGCGACTCTTGGCAGGTTTTTAGATTAGGAGCATCCACCGAAGCCGATCTGCTCGCGCGCGTGCGCACGCTTGCCGGCGGCGCTGACGATCCCTTCGGCAGCTCGTCCGCGGCTTTTGCGCCGCAGGATCGGTTCCGCGCCGCGATCGTGGCGCGCGACCGCGAAGCGTTGCGCGAACGGTTGCGCTCCGCTGCGCAACAAGGCGCGAACCCCGCGGCGCACGCCGTGTTGCGACAGCAGGGCATCTTTCTTGGACAGCGAGCCGAACCACGCCCACGCGTGGTGTTTTGCTTTCCCGGTCAAGGATCGCAATACCCTGACATGGTGCGGGCCCTCGTTGAACAAAGCACGGCGGCCGCGCAAGCGCTGGCCGAGGCCGAGGCCGCGATCGCGCGCTATGGCTACCAACCGTTCGCACTGTTCGCTTGGGGCGAAGGTGCTGGTCTGGGAAGCAGCGCGTGGCTGACGCAGCTCTCGATGCTCGTGGCGAATCATGTGACCAGCGCCGGGCTGCGTGCTCTGGGGGTCGAACCGGATGCTGTGCTGGGACACAGTTTTGGCGTCTACTCGGCGCTGTGTGCTGCCGGCTCCATCGACTTCGAAACGGCCATGCAGCTTACCCGTGCGCGCTGCGATGGCATCGCGACCAGCCGAGTTGTTGGGGGGTTGTTGGCCGCCGGCGCGGCGAAGGAGCAGGTTCTCGAAATCGCAGCGGTCGAAAAGGTCACCGTCTACCTCGCCAATCACAACGCGCCGCAGCAGACGGTCGTCGGCGGCGCACCTGGTGAATTGGAGCGATTGCAAACGATTCTCAAGGCCCGCGGCATAGCCGCCAAAATCCTCGCGGTGCCCGCGCCCTTTCACACGCCGTTGATGAAGGCGACCACCGGTCCACTCGAGCGCGCGCTCGAGACGGCCGAGATTCGTCCGGCTCGCGCGGCCTTGTGGAGCATCCTAGATGGCCGGCCCGTGACCGAGGTGACCGACGTTCGCCGCAGCCTGGTCGAGCATCTCACGTCGCCGGTGTTGTACGTCGACCTGATTCGCAATGTGACGGCCGACAAGCCTTGCGTGTTGGTCGAGGTCGGGCCGCAGCAGGTGTTGACCAATCTGAATCGCCGGATTGTCGAGGACCCAGCGGTGACGACGATTGCGTCGGATCAGCCCAAACGCCCCGGCATGGAATCGTTGATCCAGGTGCAGGCGTGCCTGGAAGTGCTCGGCGTCTTCGACGCCGAGACTCGGGCGCCAGCGGCTACGGTCACCGCGCGCGGCACAGTGCGCCACGAGCTGCTGACGTTCGATGCGACTAAGCGCCGCCGCGATCGGATGCGCCAGGCCGCCCAGACCGGCAAGCGTCCAAGCGCTGTGGCCGCTCCACGAGATTCTGCACCGACAACTGTGGCCGCTCGGCCAGCGTCCGCTCAGCCCGAGCGGCCGCAGCCGGCCGCGCCACCGGTCGCTCAGGCACCGCGTGCCGTCGCCGCGCCCACAGAGTCGAAGCTCGCCGCGGTGAAACCGGTATCTGCCCCGGCACCAGCTCGCCCGGGCGTCGATCTGGAACGCTTCCTGATCAACTTTGTCGTGGATCAAACCGGCTATCCGCCGGAGGTGGTCGAGCTCGACGCCGACCTGGAGGCCGACCTGGGTATCGACAGCATCAAGAAGGCTCAGTTGTTCGGCGAGCTGCAGGAGTATTTCGACGTCGTTCCAACCGAAGAACTGACGCTTGACATGTTCCCGACGCTACGGCACGTGCTTGATTTCCTCAAGACCGTGCCCATCAAAGGCAACTTGCCTGCGACCGGTGACACCGCCGTTGCCTCGACGCCCGATCTTGCCGAGTTGCCGAATCCTGCGCCGGCGTCGGTGGTTGCCGCGCAGACTTCGGCGGTTTCGGCTCCTGGCGTAAATCTCGAACGGTTCTTGATCAATTTCGTGGTCGAGCAGACGGGCTATCCGCCGGAAGTAGTCGAGCTCGACGCCGACTTGGAAGCCGACCTGGGCATCGACAGCATCAAGAAGGCCCAGTTGTTCGGCGAGCTGCAAGAGTATTTCGACGTCGTGCCGACCGAAGAACTGACGCTCGATATGTTCCCGACCTTGCGCCACGTGCTCGACTTCCTCAAGAACGTGCCCATCAAGGGCAATCTGCCGGGCACCGGCGAGACCGCGCCGGAGGCGACGGCCACGATGGTGGAATTGCCTGCCGACGGCGTGATCGAAGCCGCGGCGCCATCGCCGACAGTGGGGCCCTCCTCGGCAGCCGATCTGGAACGGTTCCTGATCAACTTCGTGGTCGAGCAGACGGGCTATCCGCCGGAAGTGGTCGAGCTCGACGCCGACTTGGAAGCCGACCTGGGCATCGACAGCATCAAGAAAGCCCAGTTGTTCGGTGAGCTGCAGGAGTATTTCGACGTCGTTCCGACCGAAGAACTGACGCTCGATATGTTCCCGACCTTGCGCCACGTGCTCGACTTCTTGAGGAGCGTGCCGACCAAGGGGAACTGGTCGCCTGGACAAGACATGCCGCTCGAGACGTATGTCGCCGCCGAGAAGGATGACAGAGGCCAGATCGCGATGCCGGTCGGCGAGGCAATGGCCGTCGCCGTGCCTCCGGTTGGCGACGTCGCGGAGCTTGAACAGTTCCTCATCAACTTCGTGGTCGAGCAAACGGGTTATCCGCCTGAAGTGGTCGAGCTCGACGCCGACTTGGAAGCCGACCTGGGCATCGACAGCATCAAGAAAGCCCAGTTGTTCGGTGAGCTGCAGGAGTATTTCGACGTCGTTCCGACCGAAGAACTGACGCTCGACATGTTCCCGACCTTGCGACACGTGCTCGACTTCCTGAAGACGGTGCCGCGCAAAGGTGGTGCCGCAACGCCGTCCTATGCCGTCGACCTTACGCCTCGTGCCGTCGCGGCGGCTCAGAATGGTCATATCGCCACGAACGGTCAGCCCGTCGAGGACGCCCCTGCCGGCGCAAATGCTGCCGCGCCGGTCGCAGGACATGCCGCGGAAGATCGATCGGCGAATGTTCTAGTCGAACTAGTGGGCACTCCCTACGAAATGGGGCGTCAACATGGCGAGCGGTTGCGTGCCGACATCAGGCGGGCGTTGCGGAGGTATGCCGACCTGGCCGGGCTGGCAGATGCCGCCGAGTTGCCGGGCACTGCATCGGCACAGGATTTTGGCGACGAAGCGCTCGACGAACTGCAAGGCATCGCGGACGGAGCCGGAGTGCCGCTGGCAAGTGTGCTGATCCATCAACGCTGGGCGACAGCCGATCTGGGCGGAGAAAGCGTGCAGTTCCTCGCTGCCGATGCGTTGGGCCACTCACACTTGGGCGCCTGGTCGTTGCCGCTGGCGGGCAGTCTGGCCGAGGTGCTCCGCCCAGCGGTGTTTGTCCGCCGCCCGACATTCGGCGAGCCGCACCTGGTCGTCGCGATTCCGGGCACCATCGGCGGGCTGATGGGACTCAACACGCACGGTGTGTCGGTCGCAGCCGCTCCGACTAATTCGAAGTCGACCGGCTGGTGGCGCACGATCGGCGACACGCTGGCCAACGCGCCGGACGCGCACGCGGCGGTCGAACAACTGGCGCAGGCCGATAGGTCTGGCAGCTATACGATTGGCCACGGCGGTTCGCAAACCCTGGCTCACGTTGTTAACAACGGCCGCCAGGCAACCGTGGTGCGCGACCCACGCACGCTGTCGATCGAGAACCCGGCCGCAGGTAAGGTCTCCTCGTTCACGCTGCGGCGCGTGTTGGAAGAGGTCGGCAATGCGGCCGGGCAGAACAACGGCACCCGTGCCATGCAGCTGCGCGCGGCCGTCGGCACCCATTCCGTAAGCACCGGCGGTAGCGTGGCCGTGCTCGAGGCCGAGCAGGCCATCGACGCGTTCTGCGTCTTGATCGACGTCGGCACGGGCGACCTCTGGCTCAAGGGGCCCGGGCACAGCTTCGACGCCCCGGTCGATTTCGAGCACTTTGCGCTCCGCGACCTGCTGCCGCCGCCGGCCCCGGCAACGACGCCGCGGACGCCACGTGTGCCTGCCGCATCGAGTTCGACCAAGCGTGCGGAGCCGCCGTCGCGACCGCGCAACTCAGCCCCCTTGGTCGATGACGCGGCCGACGACGGGAGCGAGAACGCGACGCTGCGCTTTGCCATGAGAGTCTTGCCGCAGCCATTTGCCGCCGATGCGCCGCAACGTCCGCAATGGCACGGCGCCGTCTTCATCGTTGGAGACAACCCGACTGCCGACCGTCTCCAGGCCGAAATCGCCGCGTCGGGTACGACGGTCCATCGCATCCGCCGCCTCGAAGACCGGGCCGCAGCCGAATTGGCGATCGACCGTGCGTGCGAGGCGGGGCCGGTCCCCCATTTGTTCTTGACCAGCGAACGCGACCTGCCAGCCGTGCCGCTCGACTCGCTGGCCGGCTTCGAGCAGCGCCTGCAGACCCGCGTGCTGGGCCCGTATTACCTCGCCCAGCGGTGGCTGATGCATGCGCTGCAGCGCAAGTGTCTGGACCGGGCCACACTCGTGGCCACGACCGCGCTGGGCGGCGATTACGGCTTTTCCGGATCGGTCGAGGAGCCCGAGGGCGGTGCGCTGGCGGGCCTGGTCAAGGCGATCTGCATCGAGTTCCACGTGCTGCGGAACTTGAAGGACCTGCTGGTCAAAGTGATCGACGCTCCGCACGAGGAGCCGGCCGAACAGCTTGCCGACAATATGCTCCGCGAACTCGCCTGGCGCAAGATCGATTTCGAGGTTGCCTTCAACCGTGGCCAGAGATATCTGCAAAATGCCCATCCGGTGCCAATTTCAGCGTCGAGCAACACCTTCGCGCCGCGGGGCACCTGGGTCGTCACCGGCGGGGCGCGCGGGATCACCGCCGAGTGTGCCCGCGAACTCGCCCAGCGCTACGGGCTGCGTCTGCACCTGATCGGCCGAAGCGCCCGACGTAGCGTGCCCGCCGAATGGCTCGAGCGCGACGAAGCCGGGCTCAAGGAAGTGAAGGCCCAAGTGATGGTCGAGGCGCAGCGCGCAGGCGGTAAGCCGGCCGAAGCCTGGAACGAGGTGAACAAAGCTATCGAGATCGAGCAACAGTTGGCGCAGTTTGAGAGGGCCGGCGTCGCCTATACCTATCACGCCTGCGACGTCGCCGACGCGAAGGCCTTAAAGAAAGTCTTGGACGACATTCGAAGTCAGGACGGCCCGATTCACGGCATCCTGCACGGCGCCGGCATCGAACAATCGACGCGTTTCGAGCGCAAGTCGCCACCAGTGGTCGAAGCGACCTTGGCCGCCAAGGTGACAGGGGCTTTCAACCTGATGCATCTCTGCCGCGACGATCCGGTCGAGTTCTTCGTCAGCTTCGGCTCCATCAGCGGCCGCCTGGGCGGCAATGGGCAGACCGACTATAGCGCAGCGAGCGACATGCTGGCCAAGTTGTCGAGCTGGTACCGTTCGATCCAACCCCACTGCCGCACGCTTTGCTTTCATTGGCACCCCTGGGACGAAGTCGGCATGGCCTATCGGCCCGAGACACGGGCCATGTTCCAGATGTCCGACGCTCCGGAACGGATGCCCAAGCGGGCAGCGCTCGATCATTTCGTGCGAGAGCTCACCGCCGAGGTAGCCGACGCCGAGGTGCTGATCACCAATCGCGACTATTTCGAACGCTATTACGGCAAAGGCACCGCGACTCCGCTAGCGACCGCCGACGCGCCAGTGGCGCAGCAACCGCGCGTTGCCCAGCGCCGCACGCTGACGCTACGCGACGCCCCCGAGCGCACGCGCCGCAAGAAGGTCGATCTGGCGGGCACGGCGTGCATCCTCGGCGACAATGCCGACGCCGATCGCTTGGAGCAGCTGTTGCGGCGCTGCGGGACACACGTCCAGCGGCTGTCGACCAAGGGCACTCTCGAAGCGCTACTGGCCAAGGTCGATCAGCTCTGGTCTGCAGAACCGGCCCGGCACCTGTTCCTGATGACGTCGCGCGACCGCGAGGCGATGCGGCTGGGCAACGCCGAAGAGTGCCGGCGTCGCCGGTTGCGCGGCATCGAGATGCCCTACCTCGTCGCCCAGCGCTGGGTCCGGGCACTGCGGCAGCTCTCGGGCGACGATGACTCTTGGCTGGTCGCCGTGACGAATCTCGGCGGAGATTTCGGCCTGTCACCTGGCAAGCTGGCGCCGGAGAGTGGCGCCCTGGCGGGGTTGGTCAAGTCGGTCCACGTCGAGGGCGTACGCAAGAGCCCCGCTCCGTTGCGTCTGAAGGTTATCGATCTGCCGGCCGCCGCGGGCGACGAAGAGTTCGCGCGGGCCCTGATCACCGAGCTCAACTCCACTTCGCGCGATGTCGAGGTTGCCTATCGCGACGGCCAGCGACGAGTGGTCGACGTGGTCATGGCCGAAGAAGTGGAGCCGGCGCCGGTCGAATTGCCGCGCGGCGGCACGTGGGTCGTAACTGGCGGGGCCCGGGGCATCACGGCCGCGGCCGCCCGACACCTCGGTCAGAAGTACGGACTGAAGCTGCACCTGATCGGCGCCAGCCCCGCGCCGCGCGACGACGCTCCCTGGCGCAAGGCTACCGACGAACAAATCAAGCAGATCAAGCAGCAGATCGTGGGCGAAGCCGTGGCCGCGGGGCGATCGCCGGAAGACGATTGGATGCGTGTGCGCCGCGACCGCGAGATCCATGCCTCGCTGGTCGAGTTTGAGCGCGCCGGTGTCAAGGCGGTGTATCACACCTGCGACGTCGGCAACTGGGACGCCCTGGCTCGCACGCTCGACGACGTGCGCCGTGAGGACGGACCGATCGCAGGCATCATCCACGGGGCCGGGTGGGCAAAGAGTGCACGGCTCGAAATGAAGAATCCCGGCCATCTGGCCCGGGTGATCGGCCCAAAGTTCGACGGCACGCTCGCGCTGGCGTCGCTCACGCGGCAGGACCCATTGAAATACTTCATCAGCTTCGGCTCGATCAGCGGTCGTTGGGGCGGCAACGGCCTGAGCGACTATGCCGCGGCCAACGATGCGCAAGCCAAGCTCGCCGCGTGGTTCCGGCACGAGCGTCCCGACTGCCACACGGCATGCATCGCCTGGCAGACCTGGGACGAGATCGGCATGGCCACGCTCAGCGACGGTACCGGAATCACGCGCAACCAGTTCAAGATGCAGTTCATTCCGGTTCGTGAAGGCGTCTGGCACCTCGAGCGCGAG